Proteins encoded by one window of Ictidomys tridecemlineatus isolate mIctTri1 chromosome 7, mIctTri1.hap1, whole genome shotgun sequence:
- the Dusp19 gene encoding dual specificity protein phosphatase 19 — translation MHSLSQEIKAFSRNNLRKQCTRVTTLTGKKIIETWKDARIHVVEEVQPSEGVGCGYVQDLSLDLQVGVIKPWLLLGSQDAAHDLDVLKKHKVTHILNVAYGVENAFFSEFTYKSISILDLPETNILSYFPECFEFIEQAKMKDGVVLVHCNAGVSRAAAIVIGFLMNSEEISFTSAFALVKNARPSICPNSGFVEQLRTYQESKESNKYDKIPQLESGNSS, via the exons ATGCACTCCCTTAGCCAGGAAATTAAAGCATTCTCCCGGAATAATCTCAGGAAGCAATGCACCAGGGTGACAACGCTAActggaaagaaaattatagaaacatGGAAAGATGCCAGAATTCATGTGGTGGAAGAAGTACAGCCAAGCGAGGGGGTTGGTTGTGGTTATGTGCAGGACCTTAGCTTGGACCTGCAAGTTGGCGTTATTAAGCCATGGTTGCTTCTGG GGTCACAAGATGCTGCTCACGACCTGGATGTACTGAAAAAGCACAAG gtGACTCATATTCTTAATGTTGCATATGGAGTTGAGAATGCTTTCTTCAGTGAGTTTACGTATAAAAGCATTTCTATATTGGACCTTCCTGAAACCAATATCCTGTCTTATTTTCCAGAATGTTTTGAATTCATTGAACAAGCAAAAATGAAG gATGGTGTGGTTCTTGTTCATTGTAATGCAGGGGTTTCCAGGGCTGCTGCAATTGTTATAGGCTTCCTGATGAATTCTGAAGAAATTTCATTTACCAGTGCTTTTGCTTTGGTGAAAAATGCAAGACCTTCCATATGTCCAAATTCTGGCTTCGTGGAGCAACTTCGTACATatcaagaaagcaaagaaagcaaTAAGTATGACAAAATACCACAATTGGAAAGTGGCAACAGTTCATGA